The window tcactttatttggcctccctaaatgtgtccagtccgatcaaggctccaactttatgtctggatttttcaacaagtaatggatcagctaggcattaaacagtataggtcatccgcctatcatccagaaagtcagggtgctcttgagcgatttcatcaaactttgaaaaacatgattaggacctactgttttgacacagagaaacagtgggatgaaggaattcattttttgctctttgctgttagagagtcaattcaggagtctcttggttttagcccatttgagcttgtatttggacatacagtccgtggcccacttaagctcgttaaagagaaattcctatcagacgatgatgattgtctgaatattttgcaatatgtgtcagattttcgtacgaaactctctaaagcatgtgaattagccagagaaaatcttgagtcatctcagcagtcaatgaaaatcaatatgataaaagcacctcaaaacggaagtttgaaccaggtcaaaaagttcttgttctacttccaattcctggcaaaccactccatgctcgttactttgggccatatctaatcgataagaaattgagtgatttaaatacatcataataacacctgacaggcgaaacaaaaacaactatgtcacataaatatgcttaagccatatttggatagggataatcctactataactcagcctgtcagtgcagtcagttcaaaccattatgaagatagtgatactgaaactgacttgagtgataatactctaaactcaaagctgggctcggtcaagcttcagaactcagaaatcctggagaagctggagtctacaaagttggcacacctccagccagaacaacaacaacaggtgaaagaactgctccatgaatataaacacctgtttcaagatgttccaacgaggacaaacgtcatctatcacgacgttgatgttggggacagtaagcctgtaaaacaacatccatacagactgaatccaacaaaagcaaaatatctccaggaagaagtcaaatacctgctggacaatgactttattgaacccagtaaaagtaactggagttcgccgtgcatacttgttcccaaatcagatcacagttatcgtatgtgcacggactttaggaaggtcaacactttaacaaagacagacactttcccaatcccgaggattgatgactgcatcgaccgagtgggaaaagccaagtatgtgacaaaatttgacctactgaagggattttggcaagtccctctgacggatcgtgctcgtgaaatatccgcctttgttacaccagacggattgttccagtacaaggtgatgccattcgaatgaagaactctccggcaacgttccaacggatgatcaacgacgtcatatccgggctagacggtgtgcagcctacgttgacgacgtcatcctgtatagtgacacctgggaggaacacatcaagctcatgcggaagttctttgagagactgagtaaagcaatgttgactgtcaaccttgccaaatctgagtttggttgggcgagggtgacttacctcggacatactgtaggacagggtgaggtaaaacctgttgatgccaaaatcagtgccatttcaagttttcccataccaaactgcaaacgacaactgatgcgctttctcggtatggctggttactacagaaaattctgtccaaatttctccacaattactgagcctttgactaacttacttaaaaagaaagtaaagtttgtttggtcagagcaatgccaacaggcatttgatacacttaaagccatactgcaaagtgctccagtgttgtctgcaccagatttcactttgccattcaaattagctgtggatgctagtgatacggctgctggtgctgttttattgcaagaggatagtcatggtatagatcatcctgtttgctatttttcacgcaaatttaacaaatcccagagaaactactctacaattgaaaagagtgtttatctttgatattagctttacagcattttgaagtttatgttacttcttcaaatcagccaatagtggtttatattgatcacaaccctcttgtttttctgcagaaatttaaaggcaaaaatcagagattgcttagatggagtttaatgttacaggagtttaatcttgacattagacatatcaaaggcagagacaatttaattgcagactgtctctctcgtatttagagtttattattgttcactttcaagaaattttactttagagtaaaacaaaatttgagtacttaaatccttttcaagattacatttgtaaaagaaagatttttctttgaaaaattttctttttttgaagagggggtgtgttatgtaggtcatttccccccacactcatcatgacctgagttcaattagtctagaacattctcaaggtcactgcccttgatgacctcacaaccttgaattcaattagtcatgtttggaatgttctggaaagttgattagttgtgtaagggagataattttagaacagtaattagcatgtcaataaaagttctagattgttcttatatgcctttataaaagggacgtgctcagcttccagtgagacttttgggatcgtgtctcttgtgtgttactaaactccagcagtagtcattctcaagacttttcaagaccttcactgccaacgctggatttatactgtggactttgtgcagcttcaagcctgcaagccaaaggactgttcattcatccgactgactgttacaactctgagactggagctttgccgtcccagctgagataagtagtctgtacacttttaaagcttgtactctatccctgacttagcaattagttttgttttcgtaaaaattttgtttaaacggaaactgctgagttcacccttttgttcgttttctctgcacgtaacagaaTCTCTCACTAATTCTGTGCTATTGGCAGTTTGTCTTCCtaaaaacatgtttacaaaGTAGTTCACTGTGCAAATAGACACTGATATTACCTTCGATTTTGAATTTATAGGAATATTCATACTGTGCCGTGATTCAGTAAGGAGTAACTAAAGATCATTCAGTAGATGAAAAGTccttcatttcaacaaattgtAATGAGAATTTGCCAGCAAACCCTCATCGATAATAATTGAACACTCATTTAATGTGTAACATTATGTCCCCAAAGTCTTCAGAAAACATTACATCTTCAATCCTCTACTGTTTCATTTTGTGGAACATCACAAACTTTGAGTTTATTGTCCATTTTTCCAGACCCTGCCGGAAGGTTCAAGAGTTGGAGTTGATCCTTTCCTGTTATCCCATGgtaataaatatcaaatattttatcaacaaatttatttgtgtattcaaatatgtgatggttatgtctgtatatatgtctgCCAAtagattttttgtttgttttcaaactaGTTACTTTTTAACTGATGTAAATTTACTTTCAATAcagttaaatttttattttttacagtaATGATCAAGAAAGAATAGCTGACTTGGTACACTGCTTGTATAAATCAATGCATTGGAATAGGGACTGTGTGGTGTTTTTATATCCACAATGAATGAACTTTTGATGgttaaatacataaatatgtgTACTTTAATAACCACCCATCTAGGTGATATACTTTGTTTCTGTATGTAGAAGTTTGTTCAGGTATCACCTTATAGCCATAGATTCTCAAACATACAGGCTTGACTGGAACACATTGATTGAATGTCCTGAAGTATAGGGTCCTAGGTTTATCATGTGTGCTTggtttttagcatttttgagaACAGTGCATACATTTCTTTGTACTTTCATGTACTATGTCGTTATCAAGCCCTTGTCTCTTTTTCTGACAGAGCAATGGAAACAGATACAAAAACACTTGAAAATAGCCGGACAAACTCTGGTAGCTGTCAATCAGAATCTGGTTGATATAGTTTCAGGTGATGAAAGACCTCTCCCACCAAATGCTCCAGTACAAGTCTTAGATATGAAATATGCCGGTAAGATCACATTATCCATGGTATACTTATCTCATGTAGATAAGTGTATGCATCAATTTGTAGAAATATCAACTTTGGTGATACTCTTGACTAATTTCAAAATGATCTTCTGAGATGGGTCATGTCCATTGTACTCAATAATCAATGATATTTCTCCTGAACTTTGGCATTGGCAATACCCCTCAGTCTTTAATGTGGAAGTGGTTCATTTCATACTCTGTTAAATAGCTTAGCACACCTTACAACATCTGATGTTCTACATTTATTGTCACTTCACTGTAGAGGATACTTACCAATGCTATAACTAGCAGTTCACTATACTGCACAGTCAAATACATTCACAATAACATCTTCAACCATCTTCAATATGGCCTCTCATCTGATGGTTTTCATActgtatttgtgtattttctCAAGACGGCACAGGCAGGAAAGCCCCCAAAGGTACAAACTGAGAAGGCAGTACATGGCATATGCAAGGATGTGAAATCATGACTTAtagaaaaatagtaaagaaacagtatgtttatatcatttttgagttCAACATGTCTAGTTGTTACTTGTAGGTTTCTAAACTTGTTGTGTCAATTTAGTAAGTTCTCTAAATTTGTTGAGTCTGTCCTATACTGATATTTAAGTCATTGGTTTGTTAAATTAGCTATGTCTGCAGTATACCAAAATTTGAGTTATTGATGTGCAAAATTGGCAGCGAGAACACACTAATGAAGCTGTTCTTCAGTGTGGAGGTAAAATTCTGTTTAAACACACCATCTTTTTATATGGCAGCTCCCAATCTTGATTGGAAAACTAACAATGATCTTGATTTTTCAGGTGAATCATGGGAAGACAAAGTGATTAATATTCGTAAGCAAATGAAGGAAAAGATGGCAGAGTACCTTGTCGTAACAGCCTTGGATGAAGTGGCATGTAAGTTTTCAGGATAAAGTAATCTGATTGAAAATTAGAACTTTGTGTACAGTATGGTTTACTATACATGTAGATCTCGTTTTCTCATTTGAATCCAAAGTAAGTATATTTGTAAATCCCTATTCCAAGTTTTAGTTTCCACATTGATAACAACATAAAATTGCTGGATGAATGCAGGCCAGTCATTATCTGTGAGCTTCCAACGTTTCCTTAACCCCACCAGTCCAGGTACTATGCTATCTTTCCATTTGACTGTTCTTGGCATTGTGGCAAAATACATCCAACTGCAAGCTATCAGCAATAGCTTACACAGTTTTTAGAGTTGTTTACCTAATGTATTACATGTACCGAGAGTGTTTTCTGAAATGGTAATCCTCTCAGCCTTATAGCAAATGGAAAAACAAATTCCATAGTATCTCTTTTTTGAACACTTTGTAGCAGTCTTGTACATCTTCATATAAAAAGTTGGTTAAGTCCAAGAGAAGAACTTGCTGCTGCCCATGACAAGTTCACCATTCAGTGCCAACGTTGGCAATAAGAAAAAAGCCTgttttatgtgtgtatgtcagtTAACAGTGTTAATAGTTTGTGACTTAGCTTGATATTAGGAGAGAAAAGGCAAATCAATAATAAGTCTTTTCCCAATCATGGCATCAAAAATTTGCCAGGCGTAATTATGATTTGCTTCCGTTGTCTTGCCAGGGTTGTTTAATCTCCGTGGATCTGACATTGAGTACAATCCTGTGTTCTTCTCCTATGCAGTCATTGGTACAGATTCTGTTCAGTAAGTATTTCTATACATCTCTTGCTGTTTCCTCAATACATGGTGACATTGAGACTTGGATACTGTTACTTTATTTACCGgtatatgtaaattcaaactgACAATCAGGACATCTATATGAAATGGGCAAAACAAAAACTGCTGTGAATAagctaaattttgtgaaactttggTTGGCATTGGAACAGTAACTGAAGATAAAGCTAGATATTATTTATGTATTAGGAAATTAGATAGATAAGCATTTAGTCTCCAATGGCAGTTTGAATTCACTACCTATCCAATACCACACATTGGTGTAACTCTATCATTTTCAAATGGAATGGTCACGTCTACAAGAAATTGAGCTGATAGGGTATCAAACTCATGAGAATTTAACACTTTGTATCTGTAGTCTTTTCATCGATGAAAGCAAAGTGACTGATGCAATCAAAAGACATCTGAGAGCTGATAAGACAAGCAGTGAAAATGGTGATGGAAGTCAGAATATGTCAGTGGAAATTCATCCATACCAGTCAATACAGTCATTCCTGGCAGCAATTTATGGAAAAAGTGATATCGGACCAAGAACATGGGTGAGTCTGCTAATATAAGTAATTACTTACTTTCATTTAGTGTTCATTTGTATTGCTGTTTACTAAAGCTCCTGGGACAAGTGTAAATAAGGTTGAAGATGTTGCCACACATTGCGGATTCTAGATACAACAAGGCATTGTGGGTAATTGGTAGTCAGAAATTATGAACACATGTAAAGTTTATAAGTTGCTGCTCTTCAGAGAAGAGATGAGCTAGTTTCATTTTGTGTGATATGCATAAAATACTGCCAGTGCGTGTGTATGGATATCCCAAAGACATTTGGCTATTAAAGTGTACTTTAACATAACAAGTTCAACTTGAGAGATATTCCTGATGACACAGCTGGACATACATGTAACTGACTTGATATCTCACAGATCTCACTTGATCCATTGACACACACAGAGCTTCAATGATGCATAacatcatcaccattatcaaCTTGTTCTGTGGTAAATTTTGAAAGGTGAGGAAACAATTTATGTTTCCTGATACAGAGGGGCAATCCATGTCATCTTGACTTGCTAACAAAAGCAAAGTGAAGAATGTCATGTCCCATTAGATTGAATAATTGATatcatttacattttcagatcAGTTCCAAATCAAGCTATGCATTGATCAACATCATTCCTAAGGTAAGTCACTCAACCAGGTTGTGCATGTTTTTACTCAGGTAGCATCACAAGTATCACCATGTGTGTTCACTTGATTATGCCAGGGTCTGGAGGTGGCAGTACATTGTTTTTGAACAGTTGTCCATAAATTGGCAATTACTTTAGATTGTTTGACCTAGCTGTTAAAATAAGAATATGGAGATACAGGTCTAGTGCAGTCACTTTTTGCAGTTTTAGGAAATTAGCATTATGTTGTTAGTTCTTTTAGCAAACATGAACTAATTAATTAATGTCATGGAACTACTGTACAATACTgttgtcattttaatgtttttcccAGTGAGTCAAAAATGATCACCTTTACTTTGAAGTAAAACAATCCTCTATTTAGCAAATTTTGCTTGatttttcactcatttattTTTCCTTGGTTTTaataatcatagacagtagagggggaaaaTTCAATGCTGCGTCCAGAAAACAATACTTAGTGTTAACATGAACTCATCTTTTTGTATAGACTCTCAGATGATTATTTTATGGGAGTACTGGTAGGGGGAAAATTCCAGACTACAGACACATCAATAGTGCTTGATGTGTGTGTAGAATCCTTGTACAGAGTAAATTTGGAGCTAAAAGTCATTGTTTATTCTGCAGGGAAGAAGAATAATACAATCATCTCCCATTGCATTAGCCAAGGCTATAAAGAATGAAGTGGAGATTCAAGGAATGAGAAACGCACATGTAAGTTTACAAATCCTTAATACATACTAGTACATGTACCAGCAACTCAtccaaatttcagtgttttccTGAATGTAGCACATAGTCAATAATTGTAACAGTAGTGTGTTTAGGCTATGTTGTTTATGACATAAACCTTTCACTATTTAGCTGGTGTACCTAAACAGTTTTATTTCAGCATTTCAATGAAAACTGaccattatgaaatatggtgGGTCAGAGTTTACTTTGCTTTTGATGATCCGATTTAGATTTATTCCAAGAATTACCTCTAAATTATTATGGATGAACTTGCAAGACTTGAAGTACACTACTATCAGTGAAGTGTCTCCCTGTTAGTTaaaatttttcaacaatatatCTCATAGGTATCTTCCAGTAAAATTACAGCCAAAGCCAGTTTTCTTCCATTTTATGTTTCTCTTATTTACATTTGACTAAATGACAAAAGATAGTAATTCTGCTGATCCAACTGTGTTTTACAATTGACTTAAGTTTACTAATCAGCCAATGGTCATGCATGTTTTGAGTGTGAATTGAGTTGTGTGCATGCCTGGCTGATGCGAAGTCTTCCATCATGTAGACTTGGAGAGGCTTTCTGACTAAATAGTCTTACTGTAAAGTACACTATTAGAAACTATACACTAATGATATCTATGATATTTATGGATCCTCTCAGTTGTATGATTAAATTATTTGTTGCAGGTAAATGCATTTATAGTGACAATATCATAGTTTTTTTGTTTGACAGATTAAAGATGCAGTTGCTTTGTGTGAATTTTTTGCATGGCTTGAAAAAGAGGCAAGTAAATCTAAGTTATTCCAAAGATTGAACCAGTTCTCTGTGACAAAGATTTACTCTCTGTCAGTTGTTTTACCATTTACCAAGCTAACGTTCCTCACTGcaaagggaccgtctcagattgtcgcaaaagttcaaaaagcgaaattcattcgtttaggggagagggggtttgacctccattcaattagtgaacttcactttcgcacttttatttgtgatcacaagttttgtgtgtttattttaaattaaagaaaaactgcacactcgtgcaaacaaatttgtaactgttccCATCTCGTtcgtgccccaaacacaatttaccgatagtaacattgtatcctaaacctttcattcatcaaattatgcaaagacaaaagtatcatttttaaatgagctatttataagtgtctgctctaaccactagatgtctttattctcactatatgcacctggtcatagttgttgtaatatgattgaacatgccttggcccccttgtcaaagtttcttgcttatttaccgcccctaccaagtacaaattgcgtgttcacaaagacaaagaacagcacaagaggtgcaaaaagggaaagtaagataaaatgaaacttttatgcggtaaaatgccctttTAGttctcaaatctgatcgattactttaattgaaatgtggcaaggggaatacgtctttcgTAGCTAtggcaaaatgcaacattgtactcccaggctgacatgaacatttcgcacttttgaagtttcgtttaggggagggggagggggttttgatctaaacgaaggaatttcgtttcttgaacttctgcgacaatctgagacggtccctaatagtccaaatcaactagatgttcaCCAGTTACTATGGTTGCAAGCACAATAGGCAGAACATCTTTCACAGTGCAAAGATGATGGGTTAGCTCTCCAACAGTTCTTCAAATCATAGTCCTCAATGCCACAATCAGAAAGTGTTTTCCTTAGAACAATACACATATATTGTAGGATCCTCATTTATCCATTGAAGCACTAGATAGTATTGATGGAAGAACAACCAAAGAATGCTAACAAAAGTCCTGTATGTGGTTGCTTGTGGAAGTGAATCATCACAATACCAGACACAGTGTTCATATACAGTTTCATTTCAATGAATGCAAAAGCCTTTCATCTTTTGTGACAATGGAAGCTGTGCATAGtattattttgtacttgtgagaaaattgctcacttTGTATGCCCAGGAAATTTCAGAATCTGACATTACTGTAGCTTTAACAACCTGCGTGAATTATGTCATGTTATTCAGAAATACAGCAATGTCCTTCTCGCTATTTTGACCTGCTAACAAAActgtatttcaaaaatatggcAGCAGTGTTTTCAATGAGTGCCTACAAGTACAGATCTGGATTTGCTATGTCCAAGGACATGATACATTGGCATGGCTTATGCTGGAGGTCTGATAGAGAACCTCACAATGTATGAAGCTATCATGGAAACTCTGACAGACGATGAAACAACACAGGAATAGTCAAAGTGAGCTCAAAATGTATTTGGAATGACTGCTTGCCATCTGTCTTgcaatggtcaaaatttcaaatcaaggaCCACTAATGTCCCTCCAGTTAATCTGTCAACACACATAGGAGACCTTCACAGTTACGTTTTAGCATTATCCATTTTCCTATTTGATTATTTGTATTTGGCAGGTACCCAAAGGTCATGTGACTGAGATCAGTGCTGCTGACAAGGCTGAGGAGTTCAGAAGGTAAGATAGAATCAATATTCTTCTGATTATAATGGAGATcttgtttttatacaaaataaaacttacatacatgtattttgtggaACCAGTGATATTACATTCTTGTCTTGCATATGCCATGATTTGGATCTATAAGTTCACACAAAGTAAAGGTATTTGGTTCCAATGTCAACAGAACAAAGTGTATAAATTCACTTACTCAACGCAGTACTCCATGGCCAGTAGTACTACTTTGTCTATAAAGTAACGTGTTCCCATATAAAAACAGTTTGACACTTGATGTAACATTAGATTGTATGCTCCCTTGGTAAGTTTTTGCTGATTTGTTcaagtttttgataaaaaaggaaatttgatTCTCAAGAACCTGCAAGAGGATTACTCAGAAATATTTAGCATCCATGTTTACATGCATTTATTCAGACATTCATTTACCGGTACCTATAAGTATAGATTGTATGCTCTGTTCCTACAAATACATCTTTATATCATCGGTGATGATAATGACTAGGGTCCAGTTTGTAGCATAGTCATTTTCACTAATTGTACAACACTTCTGACATTTCAGATATTTGTGCCTTCAGTACATATACaagtattttttacattttacctATCACTTCAAGTGTATATTATGCAGTTGTTGTTGTGTATTTCACGAACAACCTTGTCCAAACTAGCTTTTACAATAAATGTGATATTTGATAAGTACAGTTGTATACTATTGATCTCATTTAGATTGTTCTCAAACACAGTTCACTATGTTATGTAAGTTATAGGTGAACATTTTCTGTAAATTGTTTCAAATCAGTATGAACCATACcagttgatttttttcattttgtttttctgttttgtattAAATATTACACTTGTTTTTCTATGGTCCATTAACTCTTACTGAGAGATGCAGGCTTGCTTGTGACAGTTGCATTGCTTTGTTACAGTGGAATGGCATTTAGATTAAGAATGtcttctttttctttgcaaTAATTGTGTTTATTATCTCTGACTGCAACAATCATTGTTGCTAAATGTGTCTCCTTAGAGTTTCTCTCATTGTCATACCTGGCAGAAAAAACATATAAAGCAGTAAACTCATCCATTTATTGATGTCAATATTGGCCGTGTCACTACATATTTCatgttaaatattttcacttaaaTATTTCTTTCCAGCCAACAAGAGGAGTATGTCAGTCTTAGTTTTGCCACCATATCTAGTATTGGTCCCAATGGTGCTATCATTCATTACAAACCCAGTGAAGAAACAAACCTAACTCTGAATTGCAATGAAGTTTATCTCTGTGACTCCGGTGCTCAGTTTAAGTAAGTATACCGTGTCATGCCTATGTATCTGATAAACAAACAATATGGTGGCCTTTTCTGTTCATAGTGTTTGGTATCCCAGATAACGTATTCTTTCTTACAACTTGGACTTTGAGCAACTGTCAAATTCACTGATATAACCTACATGTACCAAATTGAAAGTAAAACAGATATACTGTGTTCCTGTGTCATgaaaattcagataaatatcaaaatacaagAAAAGGAATAACCAAACATGTTATTATTCACAGGACATAAAGATGTACTGTCTCCATGACTTCATGTAActaattttacagaaaaatgaTATGTGATTCAACTGAGTTTTCTTCATgtcatgaccttttgaaattttggaataagTGACTGGATATAAATTAATGTTAATAATAACTCCATAATCTACTTATTCTGTAGAGATGGTACCACTGATGTGACTCGGACTATGCATTTTGGAACCCCTACGCAGTATGAAAAGGTACTTTGATTCTGTATGTAGCATACAAGAGTTCCATAAATATCAAATGCATACCCTGCATATGAAGTAATCAGAGTAACAAGAGTTGTTCATTGGTCATCTAAACAGATGTAGTATGTTGAACTACATAGAAGAGACAAAGATGCTCTTTCCAGTGTTGTCTGTGCTATGAATTCAAACACTGTTCAGGGCATACAAGTACAGCCTCACAGTGTAGAGGTATGCTCTTTATTGGAGACATAGTATGATTGTAAAAACCAAAACCATGTCATCGCTGTCCTGTACTTGTTATGTCTACCAGTTCCTTTGTACGTTCATTTTGTCATATGCTTGTTTTCCATTGATTTAAGATTGTCTTCGCTATAAGTaacaaaatttatgatgaaaagCATACATTTTCTTGATCAGGAGGCATACACAAGAATGGTGAAAGGTCACATTGGATTATCCATGGCAGTGTTTCCCAATGGTACCAAAGGTAACCCTTCTATACATCACATACTACATTTACTCTGTCCCAGAAATTTGGCAGATcataataaaaatgcacaatATTAAGTTCAGTAAACAAAGcctgttttgttttcaaatatttcttcaaattgATTCTGTGGTATTGATATTCTCATGCATGTCTGAAACTAACATTTGACCTCAGTAGTATTTGAATGTTCAGATATttaattttgttgttgacagGTTATCAGTTGGATTCCTTTGCAAGGCAGTATCTGTGGGAGGTTGGTTTAGACTATGGACATGGTACTGGCCATGGTGTGGGATCATTCCTCAATGTACATGAAGGACCTTGCAGTATCAGTTACAGAGCTACAGGAACTGATGTTGCCATTCAAGCTAACATGATTTTCTCTGACGGTAGGTTGTCAGTGAAACCAGAAACTGGTTCAGATTGTTGACATGCTGGTTGGAGTTGAGGTTTTTGTTATTTAATGAGAAAAAGAATGATTCAGATTACTATACATCTACCGTCAAGATAGAATTTACATGCGCTAAAAAAGCTGGAATGACTATTGTGTAACAGTTACCATTTCCAGGTGCCCCCACCCCTGCAGCTGTATCTGCACGTTCACTGTTGaatggttt of the Ptychodera flava strain L36383 chromosome 20, AS_Pfla_20210202, whole genome shotgun sequence genome contains:
- the LOC139120732 gene encoding xaa-Pro aminopeptidase 1-like isoform X1, whose product is MSAKNSTALLGKLRQLMKNKQYVNEPIHAYLVPSGDAHQSEYVADCDTRRGYLSGFNGSAGSAIVTTAHAMMWTDSRYFLQAEQQMDQNWTLMKHGLPNTPSQEEWLVKTLPEGSRVGVDPFLLSHEQWKQIQKHLKIAGQTLVAVNQNLVDIVSGDERPLPPNAPVQVLDMKYAGESWEDKVINIRKQMKEKMAEYLVVTALDEVAWLFNLRGSDIEYNPVFFSYAVIGTDSVHLFIDESKVTDAIKRHLRADKTSSENGDGSQNMSVEIHPYQSIQSFLAAIYGKSDIGPRTWISSKSSYALINIIPKGRRIIQSSPIALAKAIKNEVEIQGMRNAHIKDAVALCEFFAWLEKEVPKGHVTEISAADKAEEFRSQQEEYVSLSFATISSIGPNGAIIHYKPSEETNLTLNCNEVYLCDSGAQFKDGTTDVTRTMHFGTPTQYEKEAYTRMVKGHIGLSMAVFPNGTKGYQLDSFARQYLWEVGLDYGHGTGHGVGSFLNVHEGPCSISYRATGTDVAIQANMIFSDEPGFYEDGSFGVRLENLVVVTKADTKHNFKDRGFLTFEPITLVPVQLKMLEPTLLNEKEITWLNNYHSVCRDVIGKALQEQGRKDALQWLMKETEPLG
- the LOC139120732 gene encoding xaa-Pro aminopeptidase 1-like isoform X2 — encoded protein: MMWTDSRYFLQAEQQMDQNWTLMKHGLPNTPSQEEWLVKTLPEGSRVGVDPFLLSHEQWKQIQKHLKIAGQTLVAVNQNLVDIVSGDERPLPPNAPVQVLDMKYAGESWEDKVINIRKQMKEKMAEYLVVTALDEVAWLFNLRGSDIEYNPVFFSYAVIGTDSVHLFIDESKVTDAIKRHLRADKTSSENGDGSQNMSVEIHPYQSIQSFLAAIYGKSDIGPRTWISSKSSYALINIIPKGRRIIQSSPIALAKAIKNEVEIQGMRNAHIKDAVALCEFFAWLEKEVPKGHVTEISAADKAEEFRSQQEEYVSLSFATISSIGPNGAIIHYKPSEETNLTLNCNEVYLCDSGAQFKDGTTDVTRTMHFGTPTQYEKEAYTRMVKGHIGLSMAVFPNGTKGYQLDSFARQYLWEVGLDYGHGTGHGVGSFLNVHEGPCSISYRATGTDVAIQANMIFSDEPGFYEDGSFGVRLENLVVVTKADTKHNFKDRGFLTFEPITLVPVQLKMLEPTLLNEKEITWLNNYHSVCRDVIGKALQEQGRKDALQWLMKETEPLG